The following proteins come from a genomic window of Yinghuangia sp. ASG 101:
- a CDS encoding LLM class F420-dependent oxidoreductase, translating to MTRTPAYRYGITVPLGAPLADHPRLIRELTSLGYTDAWSAEVDGYDGFTPLTVVATADASVRLGTAIVSPYTRGPATLAMTAAALADLAPGRFHLGIGAASPAIVESWNSAAFDRPYQRVRDTVRFLRAAFTGEKVTEEYETFSVRGFRLARPPKTPPKLFVAALREGMLRLAGREADGAIVNWLSPDDVRTVVPHVHAGGPGKEVVARIFVCPDDPEAARAVGRRMITSYLNVPVYAEFHRWLGRGDVLAPMWDAWAAGERRKALDLVPDALVDELIVHGTPEHCRARIREYVDAGVTVPVLGILGTGPDADPMEAARALAPRG from the coding sequence GTGACCCGCACACCCGCGTACCGCTACGGCATCACCGTCCCACTCGGCGCGCCGCTCGCGGACCACCCCCGGCTGATCCGCGAGCTGACCTCCCTCGGCTACACCGACGCCTGGTCCGCCGAGGTCGACGGCTACGACGGCTTCACGCCGCTCACCGTGGTGGCGACCGCCGACGCGTCGGTACGGCTCGGCACGGCGATCGTCTCGCCCTACACGCGCGGCCCGGCGACGCTCGCGATGACCGCCGCCGCGCTCGCCGACCTCGCTCCCGGACGCTTCCACCTCGGGATCGGCGCCGCGTCGCCGGCCATCGTCGAGTCGTGGAACTCCGCCGCGTTCGACCGGCCGTACCAGCGCGTGCGCGACACCGTGCGCTTCCTGCGCGCGGCGTTCACCGGCGAGAAGGTGACGGAGGAGTACGAGACGTTCTCGGTGCGCGGCTTCCGCCTCGCCCGGCCCCCGAAGACCCCGCCGAAGCTGTTCGTGGCGGCCCTGCGCGAAGGCATGCTGCGCCTCGCGGGCCGGGAGGCGGACGGCGCGATCGTCAACTGGCTGTCGCCGGACGACGTGCGCACGGTCGTCCCGCACGTGCACGCGGGCGGGCCCGGCAAGGAGGTCGTCGCGCGGATCTTCGTCTGCCCGGACGACCCGGAGGCGGCGCGGGCGGTCGGCCGCCGGATGATCACGTCGTACCTCAACGTGCCCGTCTACGCGGAGTTCCACCGCTGGCTCGGCCGCGGCGACGTGCTCGCGCCGATGTGGGACGCGTGGGCGGCCGGCGAGCGCAGGAAGGCCCTCGACCTGGTCCCCGACGCACTCGTGGACGAACTCATCGTGCACGGAACACCGGAGCACTGCCGCGCGCGGATCCGCGAGTACGTCGACGCGGGCGTCACCGTGCCCGTCCTCGGCATCCTCGGCACCGGCCCGGACGCCGACCCGATGGAGGCCGCGCGGGCGCTCGCCCCGCGCGGCTGA
- a CDS encoding serpin family protein, whose protein sequence is MAFGECDLTVREYAGEIRELGSRWLDRLLSDAAVERAGGNVVCSPTGLWLALAAISCGALGDTAEELADLLGVAGPEAEPLVTAVARDLAATEALAVATGIWSASPVRAEFRDGLPDIAFGPLGDRAAIDSWVTRATEGMIDRAPGVPNDDALLVLVNALALKARWAQPFDPGLTVDAVFHPRTGDAASVPMMLREVPTADVWTIGAHGGPVHVVELPCAGDHPALIRFAIGPPDMAPAPVMSAAWAPRSIGNPIPESEVVLRLPRFGLRTSLAVHDHLPDLGVALALDRRAAEFGALSADPLYIDRVDQEALLRVDEEGVEATAVTEVSMALMSFTPPSPVLRLTFDRPFGCAVMDASGTVPLFAAYQAAVPGRA, encoded by the coding sequence ATGGCGTTCGGCGAGTGCGATCTGACGGTTCGCGAATACGCCGGAGAGATCAGGGAGTTGGGGTCCCGGTGGCTTGATCGGCTGCTGTCCGACGCGGCGGTGGAGCGGGCGGGCGGCAACGTCGTCTGCTCGCCGACCGGGTTGTGGCTGGCCCTCGCGGCGATCTCGTGCGGGGCCCTCGGCGACACCGCCGAAGAGCTGGCCGACCTCCTCGGGGTGGCGGGGCCCGAGGCGGAGCCGCTGGTCACCGCGGTCGCCCGGGACCTCGCCGCGACCGAGGCCCTGGCGGTCGCGACGGGGATCTGGAGCGCGAGCCCGGTGCGCGCGGAATTCCGCGACGGCCTCCCCGACATCGCGTTCGGCCCGCTCGGCGACCGCGCCGCGATCGACTCGTGGGTCACGCGCGCGACCGAGGGGATGATCGACCGGGCGCCGGGTGTCCCGAATGACGACGCGCTGCTCGTCCTCGTCAACGCCTTGGCCCTGAAAGCCCGTTGGGCCCAGCCGTTCGACCCCGGCCTGACCGTCGACGCCGTCTTCCACCCCCGCACCGGCGACGCCGCGAGCGTCCCGATGATGCTCCGCGAGGTGCCGACCGCGGACGTGTGGACCATCGGCGCGCACGGCGGCCCCGTCCACGTCGTCGAACTGCCGTGCGCGGGCGACCATCCCGCGCTCATCCGGTTCGCGATCGGGCCGCCCGACATGGCCCCGGCACCGGTGATGTCCGCGGCGTGGGCGCCGCGCAGCATCGGCAACCCGATCCCCGAGAGCGAGGTCGTCCTGCGGCTGCCGCGCTTCGGCCTGCGCACCTCGCTGGCCGTCCACGACCACCTCCCCGACCTCGGTGTCGCCCTCGCCCTCGACCGGCGCGCCGCGGAATTCGGCGCGCTGTCCGCCGACCCCCTCTACATCGACCGCGTCGACCAGGAAGCGCTCCTGCGCGTGGACGAGGAAGGCGTCGAGGCCACCGCGGTCACCGAGGTCAGCATGGCGCTGATGAGCTTCACCCCGCCGTCGCCCGTGCTCCGCCTCACCTTCGACCGCCCGTTCGGCTGCGCCGTGATGGACGCGTCCGGGACCGTGCCGCTGTTCGCCGCCTACCAGGCGGCGGTGCCGGGCCGGGCCTGA
- a CDS encoding glutamate decarboxylase — MVLRHPDGPKAPHRDLVANPLFSREPLQIPRHKLSDDELNPDTAYQIIHDELMLDGNARLNLATFVGTWMETQAARLMTECADKNMIDKDEYPQTAVLENRCVAVLSDLWNAPDPEGAVGCSTTGSSEACMLAGLALKRRWRQRRKAAGLAYDRPNLVMGVNVQVCWEKFANYFDVEPRYVPMEGDRFHLGAEEAAALCDENTIGVVAILGSTFDGSYEPVADICAALDALRARGGPDVPVHVDGASGAMVAPFLDPDLVWDFRLPRVASINTSGHKYGLVYPGVGWVVWRDSASLPQELIFKVNYLGGEMPTFALNFSRPGAQVVAQYYMFLRLGFEGFRRVQQECRDVATYLSSRISDLGPFDLLTRGDELPVFAFRMRDDEKRFTVFDVSHGLRERGWLVPAYTFPENRTDLAVLRVVVRNGFSHDLADLFLGDLRRLCDRLRRGPGATADETASGFHH; from the coding sequence GTGGTTCTGCGGCATCCCGACGGGCCCAAGGCCCCGCACCGCGACCTCGTCGCCAACCCGCTCTTCTCGCGGGAACCCCTGCAGATCCCGCGCCACAAGCTGTCGGACGACGAACTCAACCCCGACACCGCGTACCAGATCATCCACGACGAACTGATGCTCGACGGCAACGCGCGGCTGAACCTCGCGACGTTCGTCGGCACGTGGATGGAGACGCAGGCCGCGCGGCTGATGACCGAGTGCGCCGACAAGAACATGATCGACAAGGACGAATACCCGCAGACGGCGGTGCTGGAGAACCGCTGCGTCGCGGTGCTCTCCGATCTGTGGAACGCGCCGGATCCGGAGGGCGCGGTCGGGTGCTCGACGACCGGTTCGAGCGAGGCGTGCATGCTGGCCGGCCTGGCACTGAAGCGGCGCTGGCGGCAGCGGCGCAAGGCGGCCGGGCTGGCGTACGACCGGCCCAACCTGGTGATGGGCGTCAACGTGCAGGTGTGCTGGGAGAAGTTCGCCAACTATTTCGACGTCGAGCCGCGCTATGTGCCCATGGAGGGCGACCGCTTCCACCTGGGCGCGGAGGAGGCGGCGGCGCTCTGCGACGAGAACACGATCGGCGTGGTGGCGATCCTCGGCTCGACGTTCGACGGCTCCTACGAGCCGGTCGCGGACATCTGCGCGGCCCTCGACGCGCTGCGGGCGCGCGGCGGCCCGGATGTCCCCGTGCACGTCGACGGCGCGTCCGGCGCCATGGTCGCGCCGTTCCTCGACCCGGACCTGGTCTGGGACTTCCGGCTCCCGCGCGTCGCGTCGATCAACACCTCGGGGCACAAGTACGGCCTGGTCTACCCGGGCGTCGGCTGGGTGGTGTGGCGCGATTCCGCGTCGCTGCCGCAGGAGCTGATCTTCAAGGTCAACTACCTCGGCGGCGAGATGCCGACGTTCGCCCTCAACTTCTCCCGGCCGGGCGCGCAGGTCGTCGCGCAGTACTACATGTTCCTGCGGCTGGGGTTCGAGGGTTTCCGGCGTGTGCAGCAGGAATGCCGCGACGTGGCGACGTACCTCTCGTCCCGGATCTCCGACCTGGGCCCGTTCGACCTCCTGACCCGCGGCGACGAACTCCCCGTCTTCGCCTTCCGCATGCGCGACGACGAGAAGCGCTTCACGGTGTTCGACGTGTCGCACGGCCTGCGCGAGCGCGGCTGGCTGGTCCCGGCGTACACGTTCCCCGAGAACCGCACCGACCTCGCGGTGCTCCGCGTCGTCGTCCGCAACGGCTTCAGCCACGACCTGGCCGACCTCTTCCTCGGCGACCTGCGCCGGCTCTGCGACCGCCTCCGCCGCGGCCCGGGAGCCACGGCCGACGAAACGGCGAGCGGCTTCCACCACTGA
- a CDS encoding LLM class F420-dependent oxidoreductase, with the protein MVNLSGVGVWSMQLRYGDPGESAEAAAELEELGYSALWVPDVGGPVFDSVGHLLDATRTVTVATGILNLWMHTPEDTAKGFASLTAAHGDRFLMGIGVSHAPLVDQAGPGTYRRPLTAMETFLDGLDAADPPVPADRRVLAALGPKMLGLAARRSAGVHPYLVTPDHTRAARAALGDDALVLPEQTVILCADREEAHAIGRPWLQGYLGMANYANNLVRLGFSPEEVASASDRVLDAMIAWGDEAAVLRRIDEHRAAGADHVAVQVLTADGKAFPREEWRRLAAALR; encoded by the coding sequence ATGGTGAACCTCTCGGGTGTGGGTGTGTGGAGCATGCAGCTCCGGTACGGGGACCCCGGTGAATCCGCGGAAGCGGCGGCCGAGTTGGAGGAGTTGGGCTATTCCGCGCTGTGGGTCCCGGACGTCGGCGGGCCGGTGTTCGACAGCGTCGGCCACCTGCTGGACGCCACGCGGACCGTGACCGTCGCGACGGGGATCCTGAACCTGTGGATGCACACGCCCGAGGACACCGCGAAGGGGTTCGCGTCCCTGACCGCCGCGCACGGCGACCGGTTCCTCATGGGCATCGGCGTCAGCCACGCACCGCTGGTCGACCAGGCGGGGCCGGGCACGTACCGACGGCCGCTGACCGCGATGGAGACCTTCCTCGACGGCCTGGACGCCGCCGATCCGCCGGTACCGGCCGACCGGCGCGTCCTGGCCGCGCTCGGCCCGAAGATGCTCGGCCTGGCGGCCCGGCGGTCGGCCGGCGTCCACCCGTACCTCGTCACACCGGACCACACCCGGGCCGCACGCGCGGCACTCGGCGACGACGCGCTCGTCCTCCCCGAGCAGACCGTGATCCTCTGCGCGGACCGGGAGGAGGCCCACGCCATCGGCCGGCCGTGGCTCCAGGGCTACCTCGGCATGGCCAACTACGCCAACAACCTCGTGCGCCTCGGCTTCTCCCCCGAGGAGGTCGCCTCCGCGAGCGACCGCGTCCTCGACGCGATGATCGCGTGGGGGGACGAGGCCGCCGTGCTGCGCCGGATCGACGAGCACCGCGCGGCGGGCGCCGACCACGTCGCCGTGCAGGTCCTCACCGCGGACGGCAAGGCGTTCCCCCGCGAGGAGTGGCGCAGGCTCGCGGCGGCCCTGCGGTAG
- a CDS encoding GNAT family N-acetyltransferase: MWIRPAAEADLPLLRDIERAAGRCFRAVGMAEIADDEPLSVGDLDAFRRAGLAWVAVERAERGLGRVVAYLVAARVDGNLHVEQVSVHPDAARRGIGRALIDHAARHAAELGVPALTLTTFSGVPWNAPYYRRIGFRTLRDHEITPELGELCRREAEHGLDRWPRECMTRPV; encoded by the coding sequence ATGTGGATTCGCCCCGCCGCCGAGGCCGACCTCCCCCTGCTGCGCGACATCGAGCGGGCCGCCGGCCGGTGTTTCCGTGCCGTCGGGATGGCGGAGATCGCCGACGACGAGCCGCTGTCGGTCGGCGATCTCGACGCGTTCCGGCGCGCGGGCCTCGCGTGGGTGGCGGTGGAGCGCGCGGAGCGGGGGCTCGGACGCGTTGTCGCGTACCTGGTGGCCGCGCGGGTCGACGGAAACCTCCATGTGGAGCAGGTGTCCGTACACCCCGATGCGGCGCGGCGCGGGATCGGCCGGGCGCTGATCGACCACGCGGCCCGGCACGCGGCGGAACTCGGCGTGCCGGCGCTCACGTTGACGACGTTCTCCGGCGTCCCGTGGAACGCGCCCTACTACCGCCGGATCGGGTTCCGGACGCTGCGCGACCACGAAATCACCCCGGAACTCGGGGAGTTGTGCCGTCGCGAGGCCGAACACGGGCTCGACCGGTGGCCACGGGAGTGCATGACCAGGCCCGTGTGA
- a CDS encoding maleylpyruvate isomerase N-terminal domain-containing protein, protein MVDSSGSARSLRTPVNAADVEYAVALAIAAFRRAHDGADWHAPAGPLEWDCWETAEHLVDDLLQYASQLGPATPPTAKDTPYRYAALRPGGPANAVFVDRANGAEGLFAALEATAGMLAALVTLRPPHVRAFHGYGVADPEGFAAMGVVETLVHGHDIATGLGADFTPPADLCARALGRLFPEAPTDADAWPALLWATGRTALPGHPAREPDWRWHSAPLENEV, encoded by the coding sequence ATGGTCGACTCGTCCGGATCCGCCCGTTCGCTCCGCACCCCCGTCAACGCCGCCGACGTCGAGTACGCCGTGGCCCTCGCGATCGCGGCCTTCCGTCGCGCGCACGACGGCGCCGACTGGCACGCCCCCGCCGGGCCCCTGGAATGGGACTGCTGGGAGACCGCCGAACACCTCGTCGACGACCTCCTGCAGTACGCGTCCCAACTCGGCCCGGCGACGCCCCCGACGGCCAAGGACACGCCGTACCGGTACGCGGCCCTGCGTCCCGGCGGGCCCGCGAACGCGGTCTTCGTCGACCGCGCGAACGGCGCCGAAGGGCTCTTCGCGGCCCTGGAGGCGACCGCGGGGATGCTCGCCGCGCTGGTGACGCTGCGCCCGCCCCACGTGCGCGCCTTCCACGGCTACGGCGTCGCCGACCCGGAGGGCTTCGCCGCGATGGGTGTCGTGGAGACGCTGGTGCACGGCCACGACATCGCGACGGGCCTCGGCGCGGATTTCACCCCGCCCGCCGACCTGTGCGCCCGCGCCCTGGGCCGGCTGTTCCCCGAGGCCCCGACCGACGCCGACGCGTGGCCCGCGCTCCTCTGGGCGACCGGCCGCACGGCGCTGCCGGGCCATCCGGCCCGCGAACCCGACTGGCGGTGGCATTCCGCGCCCTTGGAGAACGAGGTCTGA